The following proteins are encoded in a genomic region of Methylobacterium tardum:
- a CDS encoding amino acid ABC transporter ATP-binding protein: MPAPAARSPSPGWTPDQPIVRLADVHKSFGTFEVLKGISFDVRKGEVVCIIGPSGSGKSTLIRCVNALVPVTAGSIEVEGIDVTDPRLDKLALRRKVGMVFQQYNLFPHKTALQNVMMAPIHVLGQDRREVEARARALLAKVRLAGKEDAYPGELSGGQQQRVAIARSLAMRPDVMLFDEVTAALDPETVKEVLVTIRELAEEGMTCMLVTHEMNFARDVADHIYFTDRGVIVEHGPPATFFASAQDPRTRRFLSQVL, from the coding sequence ATGCCCGCACCCGCTGCCCGCAGCCCGTCCCCGGGCTGGACGCCCGATCAGCCGATCGTCCGCCTCGCCGACGTGCACAAATCCTTCGGGACCTTCGAGGTCCTGAAAGGCATCAGCTTCGACGTCCGCAAGGGCGAGGTGGTCTGCATCATCGGCCCCTCGGGCTCGGGCAAGTCGACGCTGATCCGCTGCGTCAACGCGCTGGTGCCGGTCACGGCGGGCTCGATCGAGGTCGAGGGGATCGACGTCACCGATCCGCGGCTCGACAAGCTGGCGCTGCGCCGTAAGGTCGGCATGGTGTTCCAGCAGTACAACCTGTTCCCGCACAAGACCGCGCTGCAGAACGTGATGATGGCGCCGATCCACGTCCTCGGGCAGGACCGGCGCGAGGTCGAGGCCCGCGCCCGGGCGCTCCTCGCCAAGGTCCGGCTGGCCGGCAAGGAGGATGCCTATCCGGGCGAGCTGTCGGGCGGCCAGCAGCAGCGCGTGGCCATCGCCCGCTCGCTGGCGATGCGGCCCGACGTGATGCTGTTCGACGAGGTCACCGCCGCCCTGGACCCGGAGACGGTCAAGGAGGTGCTGGTCACGATCCGCGAACTCGCCGAGGAGGGCATGACCTGCATGCTCGTCACCCACGAGATGAACTTCGCCCGGGACGTCGCCGACCACATCTACTTCACCGACCGCGGCGTGATCGTCGAGCACGGGCCGCCCGCGACCTTCTTCGCCTCGGCCCAGGACCCGCGGACCCGCCGCTTCCTCTCGCAGGTGCTCTGA